A section of the Malus sylvestris chromosome 17, drMalSylv7.2, whole genome shotgun sequence genome encodes:
- the LOC126612604 gene encoding UDP-glycosyltransferase 708G1-like, translating into MSDSGDLRVPHVALLPSAGMGHLTPFLRLAALLASHDVCVTFITPNPTVSLAESQSLSNFLMAFPQITRKQLHLLPLDESCANSEDPFYYHFELIRRSSHLLSPLLSSLSPPLSAMITDMSFTSTVLPITDSLGLPNYIFFTSSAKMLTLYVSFHTMLGPNHTIKDDLQVPGLGPIPKSRMPPPLLQESNNLLKTFFIENGKKMTESSGILVNTYESIESETLAALNEGKVLRKLPSVISIGPLAPCFFETSQQLQWLNNQATGSVLYVSFGSRTAMSREQIRELGDGLVRSGCRFLWAVKDKKVDIEDDEKLTEVLGEELLERVKKNGLAVKNWLNQEEILSHPAIGGFLSHCGWNSLSEALWNGVRVLAWPQHGDQKVNADLVEKIGLGTWDKSWGWGDRETVVKAEDIAQTVSEIMGNDLLKLQALHIRDEARRAVGDDGSSTKSLAALIDTWKKFQVLP; encoded by the coding sequence ATGTCAGATTCCGGCGATCTACGAGTCCCTCATGTAGCTCTCCTTCCAAGTGCCGGAATGGGTCATCTCACGCCCTTCCTTCGGCTTGCAGCGTTACTAGCATCACATGATGTTTGTGTCACTTTCATCACTCCAAATCCAACCGTCTCACTTGCTGAGTCACAGAGTTTGTCAAACTTCCTCATGGCCTTCCCACAAATTACTCGAAAGCAGCTTCATCTCCTTCCGCTCGACGAGTCCTGTGCCAATTCCGAAGACCCTTTCTACTACCATTTTGAATTGATTCGCCGCTCTTCTCACCTGCTCTCTCCTCTTCTATCTTCACTCTCTCCACCTCTCTCCGCTATGATCACAGACATGAGCTTCACCTCCACGGTTCTTCCTATAACCGATTCTCTCGGACTTCCAAACTACATTTTCTTCACATCATCTGCCAAAATGTTGACACTTTATGTGTCCTTCCACACCATGCTTGGCCCTAATCACACTATAAAAGATGATCTCCAAGTTCCGGGTTTGGGGCCAATACCAAAATCACGGATGCCTCCACCACTGCTGCAGGAAAGTAACAATTTGCTGAAGACCTTTTTCATAGAGAATGGTAAGAAAATGACAGAATCAAGCGGAATTTTGGTGAACACATATGAAAGTATAGAGAGTGAGACTTTGGCAGCACTAAATGAAGGCAAAGTATTGAGAAAACTACCGTCAGTAATTTCCATCGGACCGCTAGCGCCATGTTTCTTCGAGACAAGCCAACAACTGCAATGGCTTAATAATCAAGCAACTGGGTCAGTGCTCTATGTCAGCTTTGGGAGCAGGACTGCCATGTCCAGGGAGCAAATTAGAGAGTTGGGTGATGGCTTGGTGAGGAGCGGTTGCAGGTTTCTGTGGGCGGTGAAGGATAAGAAAGTTGACATCGAAGATGACGAGAAACTGACTGAGGTGCTTGGAGAGGAATTATTGGAGAGGGTGAAGAAAAATGGATTGGCAGTGAAGAACTGGCTGAACCAGGAGGAGATATTGAGCCATCCGGCCATCGGTGGGTTTTTAAGTCACTGTGGCTGGAACTCTTTGTCTGAGGCTCTCTGGAACGGTGTGCGCGTATTAGCATGGCCGCAACATGGGGATCAGAAAGTCAATGCAGATTTGGTGGAGAAAATTGGACTCGGAACGTGGGATAAGAGTTGGGGTTGGGGTGATAGGGAGACGGTGGTGAAAGCAGAGGACATTGCACAGACGGTTAGTGAGATAATGGGAAAcgatttgttgaagttgcaagCATTGCACATTAGAGATGAGGCTAGAAGGGCGGTTGGAGATGACGGTAGTTCTACAAAGAGTCTCGCTGCTCTTATCGATACATGGAAGAAGTTTCAGGTACTACCATAG